Part of the Woronichinia naegeliana WA131 genome, AAGATTTTACTGAATTCTCTTCGGCGATTAAGAGATGTATTAAGGATGCTAATGTAAAATATAAAAAGGAACTTGATGCCTTGCTAACTTTACGATTTCAACGCTTTAATAAATCCTAGATTATGAACGCTTGAAGTATAGCACCATTGGTTAATACTGTTTGGGAACATATAAAAAGTTATATTTTTTTCTTTTTAGGTAAAATTAGCGGGATATAGAGTTTAACAAGGTTGGTAGCTGTATCAGAATCGTCAAATGGAGAAAATCCCCAAGAAAGATCGTCATAATCAGGAGCATAATTCTTTTTTTCTTCCTCATCATGTAAACGTTCAATCTCATCACGCAGCCAATCTTTCAACTCATAATAGCAATTTTCACTAGTTTTCCATTGACCTTGATCGAATTCGAGAAAAGCGACATTAGGGTGACTTAGCTGATAAAAAAGCTCATCAAAAGCTGAACTATTCAAAGTTTTTTGCAATACTTGATAATCAATGTGATTGGGATGTTGTAGCGAAATAGCTTGGTTGAATTTTAGTAAAAAATCGGAGCCTTTACCTTGCAACCTAAGACTTAATTGCTTGTGATGAGTGTAAATAAGTTTATTTTTTACCGGTGCCTCAACTGCACCTAATATATAAGCAAAACCTATCCTAATATCGTTAATAATATTTGAAATCGCCTCTCCGAAAACGACAAAAAATGATTTTTTCTCTTGTTTAACAGTTATAACCGTCCCTAGCAGTACGGCTAGTCCATCAACACTAAGAGCCAAAAATAACGGCCCAATCGCGCTAGTTTCCCAACGTCTAACCTTGTTATAAGGAGTCAGCAAATCTATGTCTTTTTCAGTATCAATATAATTTTCCCTTTTAATTTCAAAATTATTTTTAAATTCAGGAGGAACAAGGGCAAGAGCCTCTCCGTCCCTTCTCAGTATTTCTTTGGGAGTCAAACTAGAATCTTCCAGATCATAATTGAGCTTTTCCTCAACTACATTTGTTTTAGTCTTAAACTCCTCATACTTCCCCTTTGCTTCTCGTGCCTTAGCCTGCAAACGAAGATACTCAGGCCCCTTTCCAAACAGACCTGTGGTACATCCCTGTTGTTCACAACCTGCTGCTTCGGTCGCCTTATTCGCAGAAGCTTCGAGTTCAATCAGTTGTTGCTGCATCGGTGAATAGACTTGAGACACTAATTGATTGTGGGCTTGGATTGCCTGATCTTTTGCTAACTCTTTATTAAGATTTTGAGTCAAGCTGCCATAATAGGTGACAAAGCTAGTATAGATACTAAAAAAACTCAAAATCAATACTGTGAGCCATTTAATGCGGGGAGCGTGTCGGAGCATCAACTCGGCCAGGGAAAGAAACAAAATCCCCTGAACAGACAAACCCAATATCCAGGCCCATCCCCAACTTGGCAGTATTTGAGCAGCTCCCGTCACCGTTGTATAACCACTAACTAAATTCAAAAAGGCTAAAATTACCATCAATAGCCAATCACGGTCGTCTTTTGGCCGTTTGTTTGCGACTCGGTTGGGACGTGTATAAGTCATCGTTTAATGAAAATTAACTGAGGTCAAATAGATGCCTGGTTTTATGTTATACTAACACATCTTAAAGTACACTAAAAAAAGTTGGTTTTAATTTTAAATCATCTAAAATCGAAATTACGACAAAAAGAACAGATGTCTGAATGGTCTCCTCTTATCTATGGCCGAACCTATGAAGTAGATTTCCGCTTCCTAGCTGTTCCCGAAGATTTTTGCGTTTCTCAACAAAATTGGTCGTTGCGTTACATTCATGCAATGTTACAGAGACCTGTGTACTTGAGACAAGTTTCACGTTTAGCCATCTTTGCAGACCAAAGCTATTGTGTCTTTGGTATAGCTTGTGAAGTTAGCAGGCTGGCTAGTGAAAATGAAAAATTCTGGGATAAGTTTATGAGAGATAAAGCGGGAAGACCGTTATATTTATTTGCTGGTTTTGTCACAAGATTTGATAAGAAAATGGGAATAAGAGACATTCCTAAATATGAAACGGTTAAAAACGATTTGTTTTTTAGTAAAGTGTTTTGTGAATATTTTAAAGAACTTTCTAAATTTGAAACTGAAGAAGTGAGGAAATTTGAGTATAAGAAACAAAATTTTGATGATAGCTCTGCAATCAATTTTAACTATAGAATAACTTATAAAATACATAAGGCTAGATATAGAGAATACGATTTTATGCTAACAAGGTATGATCTCAATAAATCTGAAAAACTCCAAAATATCTTACGTTTTGGGATTTTTGCTAACTCCGAAACTGATCGTAACGGTTTTTGGGAAAATGCCTGTATAGGCATGGGGCAAACTAAGCCCTTTCCACTTTCCTTATGTCTTGGCTTGCACTTAGAAAAAGACGTTTTAGAAACTCCATTTTTAAATGCTACAGTGGATAAATTAACAGATGAAAATGAGAAATCAGGTGAATCAGAAGAAAATGAGAAATTAGAGTTAGGTAAAGTAGAATCAATTGATTCCCAAGTTTTTGAATCTAAAAATGGCAAAGTAAATATTGACCGATTTATAAAAAAAGAAGTTAATGATTTAGCAATAATTACTTCTATTGTTTTGGGTATTATAATAGTTGTAAGGGTTTCACCGAAAGTTTTAGTTATTGGCATTATTGTTTCCCTAGTATCATTGTTTTTTCTTAAAATAATTAAAATAATAATAAATAAACTTCATATTTAATAGATTTATTTATTGGTAAAATCTTGTATATTAGACATCTCCAAAAACTGGAAAGCCTAGTCTAGCAAGCAGTGTAGCTAAATCTAGACTCAGTAGACTTCTTGGTACATAGACGAGTTTACAGGGCTTTCAGACCTCCAAATTCAATTCTGGCAAAAAACAATGACTCATCTTTACCTCAATTACCTGCCCTGATTCGCTACATTTTATAATGCTTAATATCAGCGCATTTATCCTTAGTCTCACCAATCCACATACTGTTGAGATTAATGACTTATATCTTCCCTTTCTTAGTCTAAATTTTTCTTGCATCACTTTGAATACTTTGAGCAATCGAATCATATGTTCAACCACTACTCGTCGAGACGATAACCAACTATTTCTTTCTTTTTCTTCTTTGCTTAATTCTCGCCCCTTTGGTTTCTTTTTTGGTGTTGTTAATTGGAATTCTCCCTCGTAGGCTTTATCACCTAGAAAGCCTTGTTCTTGATGGAATTTAGCCAATCTTTGACGTAATATTTGTACATCGCTCTTTGAACCTATTTCTCCTATCACAACATCCACAATCTCCTTGATTTTTGGGCAAATGATTATTTGGCTTTTTGAGGTATGCCTTTTTTGTTTACCTGAGTAGTATGGTTTTTGTGCCTCCTGCCCTAAAGGTCTTTCTACTGGTTGTTCTGTCGCATCCACTATTAGTTCATGTTGGATTAGCTCCTCTTTAACTTTTTCTATTTCTTCTGGCAACTTTTTTAGTTGTTCAAATAGACTTGCTGGTAAATTTTCTCCGAATAGTGACTGCCAATAATTGAATATATTATGGGCAGACGATTCACTTATTTCAAACATTATTCCTAGTAGCTGAAAGGTCGGATAATGCCTTAAGTAAACTAGCATTAAAACTATTTGCTCCTCCTCTGATAATTTCGGTTTATTTCCACCACCTGCTTTAATCAGTGTGGTTTTGCTTTCTTCAAATTCTTTTTTAAGTAATTTGCCATAGGTTATAAGCTCTAATAATTTTGGGTACTCTATTCCTAACAACCTCTTTGTTTCTTGAGGCTGTTTTTGAATATAAGCCCACATATAGATGTATTCAGGCATAGTTACTCCTGTCTAAATTTCTATGATTATAGCATATTTGTCGATTTTATAGTATTATGGAGATGTCTATTGATAATTATTCAATATAATATATCTAAGAATTGGCTATTTTAGATTTTTTAATCAATAATAAAGATGCTTAAAGAAAACCCAAAATCAATTAAAATCACCATGCTAGGAGATCAAGCTTCTGGGAAAACCTGCTATATTCTAGGGATATATGCCAATATCGCATTGGGAAATCACGGCTTAACGGTACATTGTATTGACGATGAAGAAAATCATGAGCTTTCTAAATTATGTCAAAATTTAGTCGAAAGGAATGACAATGTGCGCTTTCCGCCTGCCACTTCCACAACGAAGATTTATCGCTTTAGATGTAAAAACGAACTAACTAGAATAGTAGCTGATTTTGAGTGGATAGATTATAGAGGAAGTGCTTTGTCAGATGAGCCTTCTAAGGAAGATGTAAAAGAATTAAATCATTATCTACAAAGTTCCCAATGTTTATTTTTGTGTATTTCGGGAGAATTATTAGCAAAAAAAGTAGCACAAAATGATTTTGTTGAGTTAAGTTTCAAGACGAAAGCTCATCAAATGCAGCGCATTCTAGGTCAAATTAGAACAATTCACCAGCCGAATACTTCGCTCTATCCAATTATTATAACTATTTCAAAATATGATTATTGCTATAAGAATAAAGAAGAAAGATCATCAGAGAATATAGTTAAAGATATTACAACAATTTTTCACCCCCTTTTTGTTCAAGGTTCACCTTGGATAGTTTTAATTTGTCCTATTACACTTGGGGCTGAATTGGCAGAAAACCCAAGCGGAGGAAAGATTTATCCTGTAAATTGTGATATTCCAATATTTTTTGCTTTGTATTGTAATTTACTAACTAAGACAGCTGTAGAGGCAAAACAAATTAAAAGTCTCTGGCTAAAATTAAAATCAATGGAACGAATGCCTTGGTATAGAATTCCTCTATTTAGTTATCACAAAAAATTAAATTTACTTAAGCAAGATTTATACAAAATAAAAAGAAGCTATGATCTTAATTTTAAACACTTAAACGCTTTAGCTTCTTGTTTACAGGAGGTTCAGCAAACGGCCCCTATTTATAAAGAAGGCAAGGTTGCCCAACTTCAACTATCCGATAGTCCACTTGAGAACCATCCTATACACGACTGGTTTTCTGAAAATCATAATTCATTTATTTAATTTTTTTCATTGCAATTACCTTCTTTATCTGTTACCATCTTATAACTTCCATACGTCTCTCCCTTGAGGATTAGACGGTGGTTTATTTAGCTTTTTTTGTGATTCAGTTAAATCTTTGTTTTTTTGTTCTTGGTCACTTAACTCTATTTTAATCTTAACTAACTGTTTTTTCAAATCACAATTCTGCTGTTTAATCTCATCGATCTCTTTTTTCAAATCACAATTCTGCTGTTTAATCTCATCAATCTCTTTTTGAAACTCTTGTCTTGTTTTTGAATTTTTATCTTCTAGTTGCTCAAAAAGCCAGATTTTTAGACTTGTGTTGCGGTCAATTAATAAAAAATGTTGATAATTATCTGTGATAATGACAGAAACCTTCTTTGTAATTGCATAAGCGACTTGAAGTACTAAATAATAATGTCTATCCATAGAATAGTTGTCTATTAACTTTTTAACTCCTTCTACATGGGCAGGCAACTGTTGTACTCTTTCCTCCTCTGTAAAAATGTCACTTGATATGATATTAATATCACTTTTGTACAAAAAAGGAATAATTTGTTCTGAGGCCATTTCTTCGCTAAAAGCATTTTTTATAGATTCGTGTGACATAAACATTTTAGCGTCAGGACAAGCCGATATAATGACGGCTATTCTGCGCTCAACCTCCTTAAAGTTCTCTTCAGTTCCTATTGCTTGTACAACTAGATTGACATCTATTAGAACAGATAAGACCATATTGTAATTACCCTTGTAAACTTAACATGAACACTTTCTGCTCTTGGGAAATCATAAAGAACAATATCATTAATGATGAAGATGGAGACGATCTTATCGTACAGATGGATGTGAAGATTCTCTTGAATGATTTGGCTGCGATACTGTGCTGTGACCGAGTAGAGAGGAGATAGAACACCTTAAGACTCTCGATAACATAAAGAATTTATTTAGCATCTCTAAATTGTTTCCACTTTCCCAATCCTCAATAATATTGGGATTAGCACCAATTGCAGCAGATAATTGCTCTGTTTCATAATAACCTTGTGTTTTAATAGTTTGAATTAAGTTTTTAAGATGCACTTTAAGTTTAGAAAGATCCACAACTAAATTTTCATTAACTAAATTTTCATTTTCTAATCCAATATTTTTTGGATAAAGTTTCAAAAGAGATAAATAGAATTTTAATGACTCAAGTTCATACCCCTTTTCCCACTTTTCAATATCTCGTCGATTTACTCCCACTGAGGCAGCAACGGCTTCTCGACTATATGTTAATTTTTTTCTAAGTGCCTCAATATTGACTATATTAACTGTAATAGGTAAATTTCTTCTATTCTCACAAATCCTCACTTCTTCCTGAATTTGTTCAAGTATTTTATCTTTATTTTCTAGGTATTCGATCGCTTCAAATAAAACCAAAGAATATTCCAAAGCTTTTTTAGCATCGTTAAAAGCATCTAAATCAAATAATTTTTCCGCCAATTGTTCCCAGTAACGCGCCGCTAACTCCTTATTGTCAATCGCAATATACAAAACTTCACAGTCCTTTTGTAAGGCGATCGCTCTTTCATAATTGCCAAATTCAAGGGCAGTAGCAACTTCTTCTTGTTTATTTAAAGCCTCAGCAAAATGTTTCATATAGTTGGCATAATCTTTATCCCCTGTAAGCTCCAACTCCGCACTTGCTAAAACCGTTTGATTTTCCCAAACCTGTAAAACATAAACGCCCTCTGATAAATTCTCAGGAATCTCCAATTTTGTTATAAAACAAGGAGAGATTGTCGCTAAATTCAGAGAAACTTCTGTAGATTTAGAAGCCAAAAGCTGACCTTGCTCCGAATTAAGTTTTATTTCTAAATTCGCCTGATTGGGAGCATTCTCTTTTACATAAAGACGAATTGTTAACCCCTCCCCTGGCAAAACCACAGGCGGCCAATAGTTCAAGACCACTCCTCGTATTTTCTTTTCTCTCATGCTTTCGGGTAAAACACTAATTGCCTGGGTCATAGCAGTTCTTTCCTAAATTCGGCCTTGATCATATCATACACCTTTTGATTTTGACATAATCCCATGTGATCCGTCGGCCCCTCTTTAATCAAATATAAACTATCATCATTGCTGTCGGCGATCGCACTAGCACAAGTTACTGTATCATCGCCAAAAACAGACAACTTAGGCTTGTCTTCACTTAGATCATAATTTGTGAGAGAATCAACCTTATACAGCAAAGGAGTCGAATGTTGATCTGAGAAAAAACATCGATTTTTTAGCCTATTTAATGAACTAATACTTTGATCAAAATTGGCCAATTTCTGATGAACCTTAATCGCCGCGTCCACATATTTACGTTGATCTTCATGCCAAATATTCGGATCGAGACTGGCATAAAAATTACCGTGTTCATCATAAAGAGAATTAATCTCTTGAGACGGCAATAATTGATACAAAGAATAACAGGATTGTAAAGCCTTACTGAGATCGGCTCTGTGCTGAGGATTTTGTATAAATTGCCATCCTTGATCAAAAACTGGGTGCAAAATAGGATAACGTTTAAGTGCGTAATAAGCTTTCGCAGAACCTCGTACAGGGGTTGCTATTTGGAATAGCAGTTTTGTTTTTTCAGCCAGATCACGATTGTTAGGATTAGCCAACATTAAACGACTGACAATACCACCCATGCTGTGAGCAATTAGACAGTAAAGATAATTACCTTTCGGGTCTTTTTCTTGAATAAACTCTGCTAGTTTATTAGCTGTTATTTGATTGTCTGCCAACCAATTATAAGCAAAAGGGAAAAAATCATCTTCTGCTCTTAAACCGATATTGTTCCTACAAAATTGCATCAAAGCACCATATACTTCAACATTTTTGACGGGGAATTTAATTTTGTTAATAGGTCTTTGAGGTAATCTGATATTAGTAAAAGCAGAAATCACTTCTCCCGCCTGAATATCATTACGATCAATCGGATTAAGTTTATTTGGGCAGTTATGAAACAAGCTAATATTGACTCCAAAATTTTTACCCCATATTTCTTCCTGGTTTATCCTTCCAAAAGTATTCTTCTGCAACAACAGACTTGATCCCATAACCCCAGGAACAAAAAAGACAAGAATGGGCGGCTTTTCTACACTCATATTGGACTAGCAAACTCCTCTTTTAGTTTGTCAATAAACACCACTGTAATGATAAAGCAAAAAGGCTTTTTCTTTAGTTAACAATATTCAACTCTAACTGTGTGATTCAATCGAGGATAATACTTTTAGGAAGACATTAAACTTAAAACCCTCTTTGCGTAGTCTTTTGAGAAATTTACTCAATGTAAAAATACTGCCCTAATCCCAAGGAGTGTCAATAGGTGCGATTTTTGCGTAAACGAGGATTGAGTAACTCGCTGACCCCTTCCCCAATAAAAGATAGGCCAACAACCATTGTGGTGAGGGCCAATCCAGGGAAAAAAGTTGTCCACCAAATGCCCGTGGAAAGATCGCCTAAAGCTTCTTTGAGATCGTGACCCCATTCCGGCCATTCTTCCGGTAAACCTAAGCCCAAAAAACCCAAGCCGCCCAAAATCAATATGGCATCTGCTGCGTTGAGGGTAAATAGAACGGGCACACTTTGAATGACATTACCAAACAAATAACGGGACAATACCCTTGTGGGAGTTGCACCCATAGCTCTGGCAGCCTCGATAAAGAGTTCGGTTTTGACGCTGGTGGTATGGTTTCTGACTAAGCGATAGTACTGGGGAATATAGGCAATGCTCACGGCGATCGCCACATTGAGAATACCGCGTCCTAAAATAAAAGCTAGGGTAATAGATAACAACAGGCCAGGCAGGGTGTAGATCGTATCCATCAAAAAGAGTAAAAACTTATCAACTTTCCCCCCTAAATAACCACTGATTAAACCCAAGGGAACCCCAATAAACACGGATAAACTGGTGGCTAAAAGGACGACCTGTAAGGCAGCTTGACTCCCAAATAAGGTACGGGAGAAAACATCGTAACCCCGCACATTCGTCCCAAACCAATGGGAAAAACTAGGAGCCTCTAAAGGTAGGCTATTTAATAAATCGGTGGGATCGGGCAATAAACCGATCGCCTGTAATAGGGGAGATAAAAGAGCGATCGCCAAAAAACTACCGGTAATGATCAGCCCAAGCTGCATTAATCGTCGAGACAAACTGGGGCGGGTGGCCTTCATTAAGGGAATTTTTAGCGTTGTCATCATCTCAACGGGTTTAGAGCTAGGGTTAATTTTGAGCGTTTAAGCAATGATATCTATTCCACCACAATATGCCATTCGTGTAATTCGTACTCTACACAAGCATTCTCCACCAGAGGATCTTTGGCCACGATCGCCTGGGCTTGACTGAGAGAATCGGCCCAAAACAGGAGCATTCCGCCGCCAAAATCTCCCCAATACCCTGTTTTTGCCTGATGTCCTTGGTCAATGAGCATCTGAACGTAGGCCCGATGAGCCGGTACAAATTGATCAAAAACACTTTTTTCAACAATACCCCGTTCAATTTTGACAAACCAAGACATGGCGATCGCCTGCAATCTTTATCATTAGAATTAATCAGCAATAGTTTACACTGATTTTTCTTCAATTTTTCTTCAACAAACGGCATCCGATGGACAGCACAGGGCAGATCACTGGAAAAATCACCGCAGAACAGATCAAAGCGAAGGCAAAGGAAATAGGGTTTCATCTCGTCGGTATCGCGCCGGTAGAAGCTGAAAATGCTGATCATGCTCAAGCTTATTTAAAAAACTGGTTAGATCAAGGTTATCAAGCCCAGATGCAGTGGATGGCGAATCCAAAACGTTTTGATATTCGTGCCTGTCTGCCCGATGTCCAATCGGTCATTGCTGTTGCCCTCAACTATTACACCCCCCATCAACGCCCCGATGGTCTGGAATATGCCAAAATTTCCCGCTATGGTTGGGGACGGGATTATCACAAGGTTATGGAACGTCGTTTAAAGGCTCTTAGTCTGTGGTTAACGAGTCAGCATCCCGATATTAAAACTCGCCACTACGTCGATACTGGCCCCATTCAAGACAAGGTGTGGGCCCAACGGGCTGGCTTAGGTTGGATCGGCAAAAATGGCAATTTAATTACTCGTGACTATGGCAGTTGGGTGTTTCTGGGGGAAATTCTAACCAATTTACCCCTAGACGGCGATCGCCCCCATAGCGAACATTGTGGAACCTGCCGCCGATGCTTAGAAGCCTGTCCAACCAAGGCCATTCCCCATCCCTTTGTGGTGGATGCTAATCGTTGTATTGCCTATCATACCATTGAAAATCGAGCCGAAGATCTACCACCAGAGATTAAACCCCATTTAAACGGTTGGGTTGCGGGCTGTGATATTTGTCAAGAGGTTTGTCCCTGGAATCAACGCTTTGCCCAGGAGACTAATATTCCAGACTTTCATCCCTATGCGGGTAATGTGGCCCCAAAACTAGCAGAATTAGCCGAGATTACCGAGGAAAAATGGCAAGAACAATTTCCGTCCTCAGCATTACGAAGAATAAAGCCCGCTATGTTACGACGCAACGCTCGTGCTAATCTAGAATCATAAAAGTATTTTCGTAAAGTTCTATATATAAATTCCAAGCACATAAGACATTAGTTTCTAGCACTAGAGTCTGTCACGTCTGCATCGTTCAATTTTTAGTATGAGCTGTCCCTAGATTTTAAATAAACGCTAAACCGAATGGTTATTAAAGCAGTCCTCTTTGATTTTGATGGCACGATCGCCGATACCCATGACGCTTTCTTGGAAATTGTCAATGATTTAGCTGATGAATTTGGCTATCCTCAAGTTGATCAGGTTCAGCTAGAAAGACTGAAAAATTTAAGTTCTATAGATATCATTCGATATTCAGAAATTCCCTCTTTAAAGATTCCCTTTATTATTAAACGGGTTAAAAAAGAACTGAGTAAAAAAATTTCTACTCTCAAGCCCTACTATGCCATTGATAAGGCCCTATTAGCTCTCCATGAAAATGATTACTTAATTGGTATTGTCACCTCTAACTTAAAAGAAAATGTGATCACTTTTCTCAAGAATAATGATTTAGATACGCTTTTTAGTTTTATTCATTCCGGCACGACCCTATTTGGCAAAAACAAAATGATCAATGCAGTACTTAAGGAGCATAAACTGCGTTGCGATGAAGTTATTTATGTTGGAGATGAAACCAGAGATATCCATGCAGCCCAAAAAAGTAATATTTTGATGATTTCTGTAGGCTGGGGATTTAATTCACCGACCATATTGGCAAAGCATAAACCCGATTTTTTGGTCTATCATCCGATAGAACTGGTCAAGATTATAGAGGAATTAAGCTAATTTTTTCATAAAATGCGATCATTTTTGAGTGGTGCGATCGCCGTTCTGATTCCATTTTTATAAAATGCGATCGCCGTTTGAAAAAGTATGATTTTAAATAGAAGCAGTGCTAATATTAGTAAATAAATCGTTGGGAACTTTAATGGGCGATCGCACTGATAGTTTAGTAAAGTAAACTAAGGTTAGAAGTATCAGGATAAAGCAATATTAATTGTGTAGCCGTCTGAGAGCGAATCATTTCCTCCAGCGTGAAATGTTCACTTAAATAAGTTGTCATTTTTCTCGTCCTTTTTTATCAGTATTATCCTTTTGTCAATCAGGATAATTCCCAATAATTAGAAAAACAATAGGGAAAACGATGGAAATCTTGATGCAATCAATTAAACCGAATGCGTATTCAAGAGGAAAAAATCTGTTTATGTCAGGCGATCGCTCTCAAAAAGCGGAAAAAGTCTGATTGTTCTCCAAAACACTTCATTGATTTGTTAGGATTGGTGAATCTTTATACTATCCCTAGTCAGCCAACCTCACCTCTATTCATGCTTCAAACCAAGTTCTATTATGAATATCAAGTCGGAGGAAGTCTTGAAAATGATGCACCTAGTTATGTAACGCGATCAGCCGATGCAACCTTTTATCGCGCTCTAAAGGCGGGTCAGTTATGTTATGTACTTAATTCCCGTCAGATGGGCAAATCTAGCTTACGGGTGCGAATTATGGAAAAACTACAGGCTGAAGGGACGGTTTGTGCCTTTATTGACTTAACAGGTATCGGCAAACAGGATTTAACAGCAGAAAAATGGTACGCAGGAATTGTCCAATCGCTAGTGAGTAGTTGTCAACTGGCTCCGAAAATTCAATGGCGAACCTGGTGGCGGGAACGACAAGATTTATTATCTCCTGTGCAACGTTTAAGTCTTTTTCTTGAAGAAATTTTATTGGTTGAAATTGAGCAAAATATTGTCATTTTTATTGATGAAGTTGATCGTGTGTTGAGTCAAAACTTTTCTCTAGATGACTTTTTTGGTTTAATTCGCCATTGTGTAGAGCAACGTCATCAAAATGCTAAGTATCGGCGACTAACCTTTGCGCTGTTGGGAGTTGCAACCCCCCATACTTTAATTCAAGATCATAGCCAAACACCTTTTAATATTGGTAAAGCGATCACCTTGGAGGGGTTTACTTTGACAGAAGCAAAGCCACTCATGGAGGGATTAAAGGGAAAAGTGAAGCATCCTGAAGTCATTATTCAAGAAATATTAAACTGGACAGGGGGACAACCATTTCTGACTCAAAAACTTTGTAAACTAGTTATTCAAGAGATTGAGCATAAAAATTTTTTTGAGCAAATTTCCCCTAATTCTCCATTAAAAGGGAGAGAAATTATTGAGCAGATTGTCAAACTTCATCTCGTAGAAAATTGGGAGGCTAATGATGAGCCTGAACATTTACGCACGATTCGCGATCGCCTCTTAAAAAATGGGCAACGAACAGTTCGTTTATTAGGATTATATCAACAAATTTTAGAACAAGGAGAAATTATTAGCGATTATAGTGCTGATCAAAGGGAATTACAACTTTCTGGTTTAGTCGTAGCGCAACAGGGAAAACTTAGAGTTTATAATCGTATTTATGAACAAGTATTTAATCAAAATTGGCTGAACAAGCAGTTAAATGAATTACGTCCCTATGCAACGGCAATCAATAGGTGGTTAGCTTCTAATTGTCAAGATGAAACGACTCTTTTAAGGGGAAAAGCTTTACAAGAAGCTCTGACCTGGTCTTTAGGTAAGAATTTAAGTGATTTGGATTATCAATATTTAGTTGCAAGTCAAGATTTAGCTAAAAAAGTAGCAGAATCAGCCTTAGATGTACTGGAAGAAGCAAGTCATCTTTTGGCATCTGCTAGACAAACAGCCAAACAGGAAATTCTTAAACAGTGCATTAGTTGGCATTGGATTCCCAAAGTCATATTAGTAGTAACGACACCCATTTTGCTCTTGCGTTTTAGTGGACTATTACAGAATTTAGAATGGAATTTACTAGATCAATTTTTTCGTTTACGGTCATTAGAATCACCCGATAAGCGCATTACATTAGTGATGATTGATGAGTCAGATCTGAAGAAAATTGGTCAATGGCCGATTCCTGATCAACTCTTAGCTCAAGCGATTACCCATATTAAAAAACAGCAACCGAAGGTAATTGGTTTAGATATTTATCGCAATCTTCCCGTTGAACCAGGACATCATAATTTAGAAAATTTATTTCGATCTACTCCCAACTTATTTGGTATTGAAAAGTTGGTAGAGCCTAAAGTTTCACCCTCCATCATTCTTCAAAAACGCGATCAAATTGGTTTTAGCGATCAAGTTTTAGATAGTGATGGTCGAATCCGCCGTGCCCTATTATCAATAGGTTTATCTAATCAAAAAATAAGTTATAGTTTTGCAG contains:
- a CDS encoding CHASE2 domain-containing protein, whose protein sequence is MRIQEEKICLCQAIALKKRKKSDCSPKHFIDLLGLVNLYTIPSQPTSPLFMLQTKFYYEYQVGGSLENDAPSYVTRSADATFYRALKAGQLCYVLNSRQMGKSSLRVRIMEKLQAEGTVCAFIDLTGIGKQDLTAEKWYAGIVQSLVSSCQLAPKIQWRTWWRERQDLLSPVQRLSLFLEEILLVEIEQNIVIFIDEVDRVLSQNFSLDDFFGLIRHCVEQRHQNAKYRRLTFALLGVATPHTLIQDHSQTPFNIGKAITLEGFTLTEAKPLMEGLKGKVKHPEVIIQEILNWTGGQPFLTQKLCKLVIQEIEHKNFFEQISPNSPLKGREIIEQIVKLHLVENWEANDEPEHLRTIRDRLLKNGQRTVRLLGLYQQILEQGEIISDYSADQRELQLSGLVVAQQGKLRVYNRIYEQVFNQNWLNKQLNELRPYATAINRWLASNCQDETTLLRGKALQEALTWSLGKNLSDLDYQYLVASQDLAKKVAESALDVLEEASHLLASARQTAKQEILKQCISWHWIPKVILVVTTPILLLRFSGLLQNLEWNLLDQFFRLRSLESPDKRITLVMIDESDLKKIGQWPIPDQLLAQAITHIKKQQPKVIGLDIYRNLPVEPGHHNLENLFRSTPNLFGIEKLVEPKVSPSIILQKRDQIGFSDQVLDSDGRIRRALLSIGLSNQKISYSFAVKLSLYYLKNQGIELEDLDNERVRLGKGIFKRFRDHDGGYIGADSGGYQILINFRGSEENFTTIPFNKVLNNQISPQDYRDRLIIIGTRAESLNDQFFTPYSGDLFGSPQRMSGVTLHANIVSQLLSSALDGRSLLQSWPEWLEWLWILTWAGVGIVISWGGSSSSVMIFRILAAGSGLLGICFVAFLWGWWLPIVPSGFALVGNAVTLLIVRNRERDRCLLQLTLTKLLATQQNNPTVGRIAIAYLKQSETKENQALIEKKCNF